A genomic region of Spea bombifrons isolate aSpeBom1 chromosome 9, aSpeBom1.2.pri, whole genome shotgun sequence contains the following coding sequences:
- the PYGO2 gene encoding pygopus homolog 2: MAADQDKLDGLTLPGRRAKAGMQMKSPEKKRRKSNTQGPAYSHLSEFAPPPTPMVDHLVASNPFEDDFGAPKVNAAAASPFMNNSVPFGNFRMQGGMPHQVPPGYPGGPQPIRRQPPPFPPNQMGPGFGMPQNPNYVQPGNMNFSNQPFNQAMGQSFSPPAGQMMQGPVGGFGPMMSPTMGQPPRGDMGPGPGPVMNSPGGPPFSQRFGSPGHPFGQPTMQRPSLPPNTSPFAGADQNFPPGVEEHNKNLNPPSNSFSQDQHVGSPAAVNGNQPNFTPNSATRGNSSTPEVNSSIPPPSKPAGNSGHQPPPGLVYPCGACRNEVNDDQDAILCEASCQKWFHRECTGMTESAYSLLTRESSAVWACDYCLKTKDIQSVYIREAMGQLVAANDG; this comes from the exons ATGGCCGCTGATCAGGACAAGCTGGACGGACTAACCCTGCCGGGCCGCAGAGCCAAAGCAG gcATGCAAATGAAGAGCCCTGAGAAGAAACGTCGCAAGTCGAACACTCAG GGTCCTGCTTATTCTCACCTGTCTGAATTTGCCCCACCACCCACTCCGATGGTTGACCACTTGGTGGCTTCAAATCCTTTTGAAGATGACTTTGGGGCTCCTAAGGTTAACGCAGCAGCAGCCTCTCCCTTCATGAATAACTCGGTGCCATTTGGTAATTTCCGGATGCAGGGAGGCATGCCTCATCAGGTGCCTCCTGGCTACCCTGGTGGTCCTCAGCCTATAAGGAGGCAGCCTCCCCCATTCCCTCCGAATCAGATGGGCCCCGGCTTTGGCATGCCTCAGAACCCAAACTATGTGCAGCCAGGAAACATGAACTTTTCTAACCAGCCTTTCAATCAAGCCATGGGGCAGAGCTTTAGTCCTCCAGCCGGGCAAATGATGCAGGGGCCGGTGGGTGGATTTGGGCCAATGATGTCTCCGACCATGGGGCAGCCTCCACGAGGGGACATGGGGCCAGGGCCTGGGCCTGTGATGAACTCTCCTGGTGGCCCTCCTTTTTCTCAAAGGTTTGGTTCTCCTGGCCACCCTTTTGGACAGCCCACAATGCAGAGACCTAGCCTTCCTCCCAACACTAGCCCGTTTGCAGGGGCAGATCAGAATTTCCCTCCAGGGGTGGAAGAGCATAACAAGAATCTCAACCCTCCCAGCAACTCCTTCAGCCAAGACCAGCATGTGGGATCTCCGGCAGCTGTCAATGGGAATCAGCCAAATTTTACTCCCAATAGTGCCACGAGGGGCAACAGCAGCACTCCCGAGGTCAATAGCAGTATCCCTCCTCCCAGCAAACCGGCAGGGAACTCGGGCCACCAGCCACCCCCAGGACTTGTTTACCCCTGTGGAGCCTGCAGGAACGAGGTGAATGATGACCAGGACGCCATCCTGTGTGAGGCCTCCTGCCAGAAATGGTTCCACAGGGAATGCACAGGGATGACAGAAAGTGCCTACAGCCTGCTCACGAGGGAGTCCTCAGCCGTGTGGGCTTGCGATTACTGCCTGAAGACGAAGGACATTCAGTCTGTGTACATCCGAGAGGCCATGGGACAACTCGTGGCCGCCAACGATGGATGA
- the PBXIP1 gene encoding pre-B-cell leukemia transcription factor-interacting protein 1, translating into MAEAPDSRDSENNWVIASSEGLAVETLGAEQPEAPRSQQEAQSADVGSDGSAAPTDPEQREPRQPPAAVPAPEETTDIPVEEPDTQDAERPNAKPSSSYPGRAERCVRTLARFFPDTLSLGGLKSWAQRRASRTGEDLEEVSCSSSDDDVEGLRKRVVKGASPVNVGAGPKEPTAPEEEGPSGLTLNKCIVAALALAGIGFLLLSGGFVADDDPPQTVITRSTQGGDGQPRAVEDVQDWIKIHAAHFTGDPGSLAVVNELLDRVAKENQDIRQMQANLQAQKEELESMLRIGEDEGVSAGPPHQELMEENIRLKDALLKEETLHLSAREELQSLREKTETMEVDSLEMQRLVSENAKLKEDLDSSKKQIEGFLIQKEILVAEAQMLRQELDKQRSLVGSIRRDLESLTAQKSDPEVMEDEQQLQDKISDMNNRLALELQRSETWEKTYVEHAQRRKEQVKDQGHKEGKKREKSGHAHHTPNSEGEFRNHRKDQEKPGKEGGQKKTQHEEWTNHDVREDPAWHGKKQRHPEGDHHGKGPAHKHHENRERGWKERPSKYHHEEEGGEFHPRKGQKEFREGPKEAKEDRKRKVPGEKAHGKDHRHHDHNKFWKKLSDHQYRVPEGCSGVEGCARKDGIDLFNVELKPVQRKQFEDVLRSYLAKVDFSKHLPELIPLLDGFFEGPVFSHDKIRFRDFVDDMEDFLEGLARRETGNDDAVDDFEKYVYANFFGEAAAGRKRSPKKKPYKEANHEEATWEGTSVHQHRHHYNTQKRDKNQPESRPENKKPFKEGPDNYTPDHVPAFNHQDQGRRHPPHHRTSLPPDQLHVGDESSRYRDPTPVNHRYREEGQQSHKPSKHRFAIHEDRLNDREKPKPSHNGEEEPNHGYRDRDQHGHDTRQKKYGQHHEGKKDHGREAYANYHEHGPKSEKHAKGEHKHNAFPRPKNEEDMTPYRRHEHNDQSHSHRHRCPDHKPWKEGAAHHDHRQPDFTYTKGHPSNPKLAGEERRSQHQPYRGQQESPPGHEHGHNAKDGRQRVEGVAPR; encoded by the exons ATGGCGGAGGCTCCAGACTCCAGGGACTCTGAGAATAACTGGGTGATTGCAAGCTCTGAG GGACTTGCCGTAGAGACGTTGGGGGCTGAGCAGCCCGAAGCCCCCCGTAGCCAGCAGGAGGCGCAGTCCGCAG ATGTGGGATCCGACGGATCGGCAGCGCCCACAGACCCCGAG CAGCGCGAGCCTCGTCAGCCGCCGGCGGCGGTACCAGCACCGGAGGAGACGACAGACATACCCGTGGAAGAGCCTGACACACAGGACGCGGAGCGCCCCAACGCCAAGCCGAGCTCGTCCTATCCCGGCAGAGCCG AGCGCTGCGTTCGGACTCTAGCGCGGTTCTTCCCCGACACATTGTCGCTCGGCGGCCTGAAGAGCTGGGCGCAGCGCAGGGCAAGCAGGACAG GGGAGGACCTGGAGGAAGTGAGCTGCTCCAGCAGTGACGACGATGTGGAGGGTCTCAGAAAACGTGTCGTGAAAGGGGCTTCACCGGTAAATGTTGGAGCCGGACCCAAGGAACCCACCGCGCCTGAAGAAGAAGGGCCGTCCGGTCTGACTCTCAATAAGTGCATCGTTGCCGCCCTGGCGCTGGCTGGCATTGGATTTCTCCTGTTATCAG GAGGATTTGTGGCCGATGACG ATCCCCCGCAGACGGTAATAACGCGCAGCACTCAAGGAGGGGACGGTCAGCCACGAGCTGTAGAAGATGTTCAG GATTGGATAAAGATACATGCTGCACACTTCACCGGTGACCCCGGGAGCTTGGCGGTGGTTAACGAACTTCTGGACAGAGTGGCCAAGGAGAACCAGGACATACGGCAGATGCAAGCCAATCTGCAG GCACAGAAAGAAGAACTTGAATCAATGCTAAGAATTGGTGAAGATGAGGGAGTCTCCGCTGGGCCTCCGCATCAAGAGCTGATGGAAGAGAATATAAGACTGAAGGATGCCTTACTAAAAGAGGAGACGCTCCACCTGTCCGCTCGGGAGGAGCTGCAGAGCCTGCGGGAGAAAACGGAGACCATGGAAGTGGACAGCCTGGAGATGCAGCGGTTGGTGTCGGAGAATGCCAAGCTGAAGGAAGATCTGGACTCCTCCAAGAAGCAGATTGAAGGGTTTCTGATTCAGAAGGAGATCCTAGTAGCTGAAGCGCAGATGCTTAGGCAGGAACTAGACAAGCAGAGGTCTCTGGTGGGCTCGATCCGGCGGGACTTGGAAAGTCTGACTGCGCAGAAGTCCGATCCTGAAGTAATGGAGGATGAGCAACAGCTGCAGGACAAGATCTCTGATATGAACAACCGCCTGGCGCTGGAGCTTCAGAGGTCAGAGACATGGGAAAAGACTTATGTAGAGCATGCCCAGAGGCGGAAGGAGCAAGTCAAGGACCAAGGCCATAAAGAGGGGAAGAAGCGAGAGAAGTCGGGTCATGCTCACCATACCCCAAACTCAGAAGGTGAGTTCAGAAATCACAGAAAGGACCAGGAGAAGCCAGGGAAGGAAGGAGGCCAGAAGAAAACGCAGCACGAAGAATGGACGAATCATGATGTAAGAGAGGATCCGGCCTGGCATGGGAAGAAGCAACGCCACCCTGAAGGAGATCACCATGGGAAAGGCCCAGCGCATAAGCACCATGAAAATAGGGAGAGAGGTTGGAAGGAAAGGCCATCAAAATACCACCATGAAGAGGAAGGGGGTGAATTCCATCCCCGCAAGGGGCAGAAAGAATTCCGTGAGGGTCCCAAGGAAGCAAAGGAGGACAGAAAGCGCAAGGTGCCAGGTGAAAAAGCACACGGAAAGGACCACCGCCACCATGACCACAACAAATTCTGGAAAAAGCTGTCGGACCATCAGTACCGTGTTCCAGAGGGCTGCTCCGGGGTGGAGGGCTGCGCTCGGAAAGATGGCATTGACCTCTTCAACGTGGAGCTGAAGCCGGTTCAGAGAAAGCAGTTCGAGGACGTCCTTCGGAGTTACCTAGCAAAGGTCGACTTCTCCAAACACCTGCCCGAGCTGATCCCTCTCCTGGACGGGTTCTTTGAAGGGCCGGTCTTCTCCCACGACAAGATCCGCTTCCGAGATTTTGTGGACGATATGGAGGATTTCCTGGAAGGGCTGGCGAGGAGAGAGACTGGGAACGATGACGCGGTGGACGACTTCGAGAAATACGTGTATGCAAACTTCTTTGGGGAAGCAGCCGCCGGCAGAAAGAG ATCCCCTAAGAAAAAACCCTACAAAGAAGCCAACCACGAAGAAGCCACCTGGGAGGGGACATCTGTACACCAACATCGTCATCACTATAACACCCAAAAACGGGATAAGAACCAACCCGAATCTAGACCCGAAAACAAGAAACCCTTCAAAGAGGGACCGGATAATTACACTCCAGACCACGTGCCTGCCTTTAATCATCAAGACCAAGGACGACGACATCCTCCCCACCACCGGACATCGCTGCCACCAGACCAGCTGCATGTCGGGGACGAGAGTAGCCGCTATCGAGATCCCACGCCAGTGAATCACAGATATCGGGAAGAAGGACAGCAGAGCCATAAACCTTCAAAGCATCGCTTCGCAATACACGAAGACCGACTTAACGATCGCGAAAAACCCAAGCCAAGTCATAACGGAGAAGAAGAGCCAAACCATGGCTACCGGGACAGGGACCAGCACGGCCATGACACTCGCCAAAAGAAGTACGGTCAGCACCATGAGGGGAAAAAAGATCACGGAAGGGAAGCCTACGCTAACTACCATGAACATGGGCCGAAGAGCGAGAAACATGCAAAGGGAGAACACAAGCATAACGCCTTTCCCCGTCCCAAGAACGAGGAGGACATGACACCTTATCGCAGACACGAGCACAACGATCAGAGCCACAGCCATCGCCACAGGTGCCCAGACCACAAGCCGTGGAAGGAAGGAGCTGCCCATCACGACCATAGACAGCCTGACTTCACCTACACAAAGGGCCACCCGTCCAACCCAAAGCTTGCAGGCGAGGAACGCAGGAGCCAACATCAACCCTACCGGGGGCAGCAGGAGTCTCCACCGGGGCACGAACACGGCCACAATGCAAAGGATGGACGCCAGCGCGTGGAGGGGGTGGCTCCACGCTAA